The Hyphomicrobiales bacterium genome includes the window ATCGGCCAACAGCCGCAACACCGCCACGGCGCAAAAGAACCTTAGCCTTCGGTGGGCCAAATCGGCCCACCGGGTTCGTTGCGGCGCTCGCCCGATATCCCGTATCGCGCGTCGCGGCCCACGCCTGCCCGGATGAACCGACTTGGCCCATCGAATCGATCCCCTATAACCATGAACCGCTCTAGTGACCCTTGTGCTCGGCGGCGATGGCGGCCTTCTGCTCGTCCGTCGCCTCGCTCTGGTACTTTTCCTTCCAGGTCTCATAGGGCATGCCGTAGACGATCTCGCGCGCCTCGGCTTTGGAAAGATCGAGGCCGTTGTCGGCGGCGGCCTCCTGGTACCAGTTCGATAGGCAGTTGCGGCAAAAGCCGGAGAGTGTCATCAGGTCGATATTCTGCACATCGGTCCGCTCGCGCAGGTGCTTGACCAGGCGGCGGAACACGGCCGCCTCCAGCTCGGTTCGGGTCTTGTCGTCGAATTGACTCATCACGCTCCTCGTCTCGTTCGTCGTGTCCGTTCGTCGGCCGGCCATCACTGAGTTTGAGAGCCGAAATCGCGGATCTCGCGCAAATCCGGCGAGAGCGCCAACCGCGACAGAATCGGCGCCAAGCGCCCGGCCCAGTCCGTGACGCCTTCGGGCGCGGCGATCAGGTCCTGGCGCAACTCGATCAGCGCGTGGGCGAGGCCGCGCCCGGTCCCATGGCGGTAGAGCGTATCGCCCCTGAGCCGGCCGGTATAGGGCTCATTGTCGCCGACGACGATATCGCCGTCGGCCCGTAGTGCCTCGATCAGCGGCGCGGCAAGGCGCGGGTCGCGGTCCCAGAGGATTCCCACATGCCAGGGCCTCGGGAAGCCGCGCCAATTGGCGGTGAAGCTGTGAATCGAGACGATCGCCGGCACGATGTCGCGGGAAAGGGCGCGGTCGATCGCGCGCCCGATGGCGTCGTGATAGGGCCGGTAGTAGCGCGAGATCCGGTTCGCCCGCTCGCTGTCATCGATAAGGGCATTGCCCGGCACCACCACCCCGTCGGACAGGCGCACGATCAGCGTCGGGTCGTCCTCGCCGCGATTGGGATCGATCAGAAGCCGCGAAAAAGAGGCGAGCACGGCCGGCACGCCGAGGCGTCGGGCCAGCGTCCGGGCGAGCGCCCCGGCGCCGATGTCATAGGCGATGTGGCGCCCGAACGCCTCATCCGGCAACCCGAGCCGGCCATATTGTTCGGGCAGCGCGTTTTCCGCATGGTCGCAGATCAGGATGAGCCCGGTCGAAAGATCGCCCGCGATCTCCTCCACCGGCTCGAAGCGGGCGGCAAGCGCCGTGTCGCGTGATTGCGCGTTCCTGTCCGCCATTCCGTGAGATACCGTGAGCCAAGCAACCGACTTTGAGACCGGCCCCGTGCATTGCGCCTTTGCGCGCGCCGGTCAAGGGGCATATGGCGCTTGTCGCGCGAAGAGGGAAGGGGCGTGAATGGGAGCCGAGGCGAAGGCCCTGCTGCTGGAGCTGTTCGGGGCGGCGGTCGCCGCGGTGCGGCCGGAGGTGTGCCTGGCCGCCCACCTGCCGCCGCCGCCGCAAGGCCGGCTGATCGTGCTTGCGGCCGGCAAGGCGGCCGCATCGATGGCCACGGCGGCCCTGCGCCACTACCGCGACGCGTACGGTCTTAACGCGGCCAAGCTGAACGGCTTGGTGGTGACGCGGCCCGGCTACGGCCTTGACACCGCGCCGCTGCCGCTGATCGAGGCCGGCCACCCGGTGCCCGACGCCGCGAGCCTTGAGGCGAGCGAGATGTGCCTGGCGCTTGCCCGCGCAGCCCGGCCCGGCGATCTGGTGCTGGTGCTTCTGTCGGGCGGCGGCTCGGCGCTGTGGACGGCCCCGCTTGAGCCGCTCGACCTTTCCGGCAAACAGGCGGTGACGCGCCAACTGCTGCGCTCGGGAGCCACCATCTCCGAGCTCAATTGCGTGCGCAAGCACTTGTCGAGCATCAAGGGCGGAAGGCTCGCCCGCGCCGTTTACCCGGCGCCGCTCCTGACGCTCGCCATCTCCGACGTTGCCGGCGACGACCCGTCGGTGATCGCCTCCGGCCCGACGGTGCCCGACCCGACAAGCCTTAAGGACGCGCTCGCCATCTGCCGCCGCCATCATGTCGAGCTTCCGGCGGAAGCCGAGGCGGTGCTTGCCGACCCGAAAAACGAAAGCGCCAAACCCGGCGAGCCGTGCTTTGCGGCGGCCCGCTATAGCCTCGTGGCGACGCCCGCCATGGCGCTGGCGGCGGCCGGCAGGATCGCCCGCGAAAGGGGTTATGAGGTGGTCGAGCTCGGCGCGGCGCTGGAGGGCGAGGCGCGCGACCTTGCCCGCGACCATGCCGCCCGCGCGCTTGCCGCGCGCCGGACCGGCCGGCCGACATTGCTCATCTCCGGCGGCGAGGTCACGGTGACACTCAAGGGCGAGGGCCGGGGCGGGCCGAACCAGGAATTTGCCCTGGCGCTCGCCATCGCGCTTCATGGTGCCGATGGCATCTCGGGCATCGCCTGCGACACCGACGGTACCGACGGCGGCTCGGGGGCCGCCACCGATCCTGCCGGCGCCGTGATTACGCCCGACACCTTGTCCCGCGCAACCGCCCTCGGTCTCGACCCCGCGGCCCATCTCGCCGAAAACGATTCCGGCTCGTTCTTCGCCGGCCTAAGCGACCTCGTCGTTCCCGGCCCGACCTTTACCAACGTCAACGATTTCCGCGCGATTTTGGTCAGCGGGAGATGAGGGGGGCAAGTACCGCCCCTCAGGCCATCGCTCCCCGGTCCGCGCGGCAAAGGAGACGCCGCGCAGGCTCGCCCCTTGACCGCCAGGCACATCTTGCGGATAAGGGACGGGCCGATTCTTCGCTTCGGGTGGGAAGATTGGTCGCATTGGAGGCGGGCTTCCGAAATGTTAACAAACGCCGGGGCAGTATGGTAACCGGACGGTTAAGAAAGCGGACCGTAGCCTCGTTTCAGCCATATTGATCTGCGAGAGTGGATATAGCCTTTGGAACGAGCAGTTCTCCATCAAAGTGGCGTGCGTATGGGACCGAGGGGGGCATTCTTCAATCATATCGGAGCCGCAATATGCGGCGTGGGTCTTCTTATCGCCGTTCCGGACGAAGCCGCGGCGGACTTCAGGCTGTGCAACAAGTCCGCCAGCAATATCGGCGTCGCCATCGGCTATAAGGACAGGACCGGCTGGAAGACGGAAGGCTGGTGGAACCTTCCCCCGCGCGCCTGCGAGGTGCTGCTAGGCGGGAACCTGGTATCGCGCTATTATTATATTTATGCCGTCGATTACGACCTCGGCGGCGAATGGCGCGGCGAGGCCTTCATGTGCACCCAGGACCGTGAATTCACCATCCGCGGCGTTGCCGATTGCGAAAAGCGCGGCTTGCAGCCGACCGGCTTCTTCGAGATCGACACCGGCGACGCCGAGACCTGGACCGTTCAACTGACAGAACCCAGCGATCGAGGAACCGGCGGTCGATGAAGCGCGACCGCCGGACCAAGATCGTCGCCACGATCGGTCCGGCATCATCGTCACCCGACATGATCGGGCGCCTGTTCAAGGCCGGCACCGACGTTTTCCGCATCAATATGAGCCATACCGGCCATGACGCCTTGCGCGAGCTGGTGGCCGCAATTCGCGCCGTGGAGACCAGCTTCGAGCGGCCGATCGGCATCCTCGTCGATCTGCAGGGGCCGAAGCTGAGGATCGGCACCTTCGCCGGCAGCGAGGTGACCCTCGAACAGGGAGCGAGCTTCACGCTCGATTCGGACAAGGCGCCCGGCGATGCGCGCCGCGTCCATTTGCCGCATCCGGAGATCTTCCGCAGCGTCGAGCCCGGACACGCGCTTCTCGTCGACGACGGTAAGATCCGCCTGCGGGTCAAGCGCGCCACCAAGACGAAGATAGAGGCCGACATCGAGGTCGGCGGCCCCCTGTCGGCGCGTAAGGGGGTCAATCTGCCGGACACGGTGCTGCCGCTCACCGCGATGACGCGCAAGGACCACAGCGATCTCGAGTATGCGCTGGACCAGAGCGTCGACTGGATCGCGCTGTCCTTCATTCAGCGGCCGGAGGACGTGGCCGAGGGCCGCAAGATCGCCCGCGGGCGCGCCTCGATCATGGCCAAGATCGAAAAGCCGGCCGCCATCGACCATCTCGATGAAATCATCGAGGCATCGGACGGTCTGATGGTGGCGCGCGGCGACCTCGGCGTCGAGATGCCGCTGGAAAAGGTTCCGGGCCTGCAGAAGCGGATGATCGGGGCGTGCCGCCGCGCCGGCAAGCCGGTGGTCGTGGCGACGCAAATGCTGGAATCGATGATCCACGCGCCGGTGCCGACCCGCGCCGAGGTCTCCGACGTCGCCACCGCCGTGTTCGAGGGCGCCGACGCGGTGATGCTGTCGGCGGAATCCGCCGTCGGCGAGTTTCCCGCAGACGCGATCGCCACCATGAGCCGCATCGCCGAGGAGGTCGAGCGCGACCCCAACTACCGGCTGTTCATAAACGCCCAGCGCCCCGAGCCGCAGGCGACCGGCGCCGACGCCATCTCCGCCGCGCTGCGCCAGGTTGCCGAGACGCTGAATCTGGCTGCCATCGTCTGCTACACCTCT containing:
- the pyk gene encoding pyruvate kinase, yielding MKRDRRTKIVATIGPASSSPDMIGRLFKAGTDVFRINMSHTGHDALRELVAAIRAVETSFERPIGILVDLQGPKLRIGTFAGSEVTLEQGASFTLDSDKAPGDARRVHLPHPEIFRSVEPGHALLVDDGKIRLRVKRATKTKIEADIEVGGPLSARKGVNLPDTVLPLTAMTRKDHSDLEYALDQSVDWIALSFIQRPEDVAEGRKIARGRASIMAKIEKPAAIDHLDEIIEASDGLMVARGDLGVEMPLEKVPGLQKRMIGACRRAGKPVVVATQMLESMIHAPVPTRAEVSDVATAVFEGADAVMLSAESAVGEFPADAIATMSRIAEEVERDPNYRLFINAQRPEPQATGADAISAALRQVAETLNLAAIVCYTSSGATGLRAARERPQPPLIALTPRPETGRRLAVVWGLHCVLTEDAKDQDDMVDRACRLAFRDGFAKPGERIIISAGVPFGTPGTTNMIRLAFVGADGAASHSS
- a CDS encoding DUF1244 domain-containing protein → MSQFDDKTRTELEAAVFRRLVKHLRERTDVQNIDLMTLSGFCRNCLSNWYQEAAADNGLDLSKAEAREIVYGMPYETWKEKYQSEATDEQKAAIAAEHKGH
- a CDS encoding glycerate kinase: MGAEAKALLLELFGAAVAAVRPEVCLAAHLPPPPQGRLIVLAAGKAAASMATAALRHYRDAYGLNAAKLNGLVVTRPGYGLDTAPLPLIEAGHPVPDAASLEASEMCLALARAARPGDLVLVLLSGGGSALWTAPLEPLDLSGKQAVTRQLLRSGATISELNCVRKHLSSIKGGRLARAVYPAPLLTLAISDVAGDDPSVIASGPTVPDPTSLKDALAICRRHHVELPAEAEAVLADPKNESAKPGEPCFAAARYSLVATPAMALAAAGRIARERGYEVVELGAALEGEARDLARDHAARALAARRTGRPTLLISGGEVTVTLKGEGRGGPNQEFALALAIALHGADGISGIACDTDGTDGGSGAATDPAGAVITPDTLSRATALGLDPAAHLAENDSGSFFAGLSDLVVPGPTFTNVNDFRAILVSGR
- a CDS encoding DUF1036 domain-containing protein; translation: MGPRGAFFNHIGAAICGVGLLIAVPDEAAADFRLCNKSASNIGVAIGYKDRTGWKTEGWWNLPPRACEVLLGGNLVSRYYYIYAVDYDLGGEWRGEAFMCTQDREFTIRGVADCEKRGLQPTGFFEIDTGDAETWTVQLTEPSDRGTGGR
- a CDS encoding N-formylglutamate amidohydrolase; translated protein: MADRNAQSRDTALAARFEPVEEIAGDLSTGLILICDHAENALPEQYGRLGLPDEAFGRHIAYDIGAGALARTLARRLGVPAVLASFSRLLIDPNRGEDDPTLIVRLSDGVVVPGNALIDDSERANRISRYYRPYHDAIGRAIDRALSRDIVPAIVSIHSFTANWRGFPRPWHVGILWDRDPRLAAPLIEALRADGDIVVGDNEPYTGRLRGDTLYRHGTGRGLAHALIELRQDLIAAPEGVTDWAGRLAPILSRLALSPDLREIRDFGSQTQ